From a region of the Impatiens glandulifera chromosome 4, dImpGla2.1, whole genome shotgun sequence genome:
- the LOC124935131 gene encoding 60S ribosomal protein L23-like encodes MSKRGRGGSAGNKFRMSLGLPVVALVNCADNTGAKNLYIISVKGIKGRLNRLSSTRVGDMVMATVKKGKPNLRKKVMPTVIVRQRKPWRRKDGVFMYFEDNES; translated from the exons ATGTCGAAGCGAG GTCGCGGAGGATCGGCAGGAAACAAGTTCCGCATGTCACTAGGTCTTCCTGTGGTGGCTTTGGTCAACTGTGCCGACAATACCGGCGCGAAAAATCTCTACATCATATCAGTGAAGGGGATCAAGGGTCGTTTAAATAGATTGTCGTCTACTCGTGTGGGAGATATGGTTATGGCGACGGTGAAGAAAGGGAAACCTAATTTGAGAAAGAAGGTCATGCCTACTGTCATTGTTAGACAACGCAAGCCCTGGCGCCGAAAGGATGGAGTGTTCATGTATTTTGAAG ATAATGAATCCTAA